In the Populus trichocarpa isolate Nisqually-1 chromosome 8, P.trichocarpa_v4.1, whole genome shotgun sequence genome, GTCTTCTAAGCCCATGTCATGTCCCCTTTTCACAGCCATCATGTACCATGTATcctttgaattcaatttaagatttttttaatgagattctatgttttaaattattttaattaatcaataattaaattctaaaaataaataagaagtcAACCTACCACACCAACGAGAAGAGATTAATGTTAAAACTTAGTTCCAAACTAGTCATCCACCggtcttttttcttaattattactCTCTTCTTAGTAATAAAATGAACAagattaattgaattcaattatataatatttattttcgcAAAACAATTCAGTAGGAAAACAAGAGCTCGAGGGAGGGAATTGGTTTGTATTTGTAGCTGGCGAAGTTATGATTGGAACCAATGACGGTCCAAAATACCCCCTTTCCGAAGGCAGCTTCAAAAGTAGCCATACCAACATCATCACGAAATTAATAAAGAGGGGGAGAAGGCATCTAAACAAGGATTATGCCTTGGGCAAGTATAGAATATCCTAGAAGTTGCTCGACGAGAACAGCGAgttgtaatttatttaaaaatattaattttttatattttatattttatattttaatttttttatatttttagattgtttttatgggttgatattataaataaattttaaaaaataaaaaaatatattattttaaaacattataaataaaaagcaaacaaataaGAACAAGTCACCAATTTTTTTGAGAtctaactttataaaaaaaatattaaaaaaaaaccaagaccaATAGtccaaatacaaaagaaaaaaaatagaaataaaaacgttaaaaattaaaaaaaaaacctcgttAATGAGTGAGTAGCATCTGCCATTCTCTCAAAGAGTCTCTGAGTTCGAACCTCTATTTTAGAAAGAAGGgcattgagaataaaaaaaaatattaaattgaatgatgGCTCAGTGCTCCACGAAACCCACATAattattaacataattaaatcaCAAAGGGAGTGGGCATTTAGTTTTCAAAGGTAGAGGTTTTGATATACTGCTTTATAAGAGTGCTAGGGATTAAAAGTTATAATTGTTTAcggtttaattatgtttttgaaaaaaaaatatttttttattcaaattataattcttttagaattttagggtgattttgatattaaaaataaaattttaaaaaataaataaaaataccattttaaaacattttcaaataaaaaaataatttaaaaacaacctCTGTAACAGTCTTTTAGGTAAAAAGTCCCCCAGCCCGGCCGTCCCTTTTATCTAAGAGAGAGAAAGCATATCtatctaaattaataaaacatcgCAAAATCTATCTTTGACCAtcgtactctctctctctcactctctctctctctctctctctctaactttGAACAAGTAGCAGATTAGTAATCGATTCCCTCTCATCGCCTTCGGCATCATCATCACCTCCCTcgctcttttatttattaataccaAAAGCCAAGCGTTTTCCCCTTGTGTTAacacctctcccctcccctccACCAAGATATTATATGCCTCTCTTTATCTCTTCTCTCCCGTTAATACCTCACGCAGATTCAGGTTTTATTTCCAGCCAGACAAAGACAGAGACCCACCCATATAGCTGTTTTTTTTGAATTACCAGTACTACCacatcttctccttctcctcctcctctctttgTTCTTGATTTCGATTATCTGATCGGACGGTCACGATCTTGTTTATATTCTACTGCAAAGTCGTACGGCCAGGGATCTTTCTTTTTGTCAGCCATTATTTTCTTACGTAAGtgcacaacaacaaaaaaatgaaaagaaaagaaaagcccGTTTTACCTTTTCAGACCACCTTTCTGTACATCTGTTTTTCCTCTTTCTCCTTTAAACTAAATatctacacttttttttttttggtgatttcaatcttcaattaaataaaaataccgaAACCCATTTCCAAAAACAtgacctttgtttttttatttttcactctatcaatatacaataatattattcgTTATTGTCATTTCTTCTCGGTTTCTGAATCTTACATAAATATACGTGCACGTGATTGTTTGTGCATATGTTCTTTAGAAATGGGGCgtttcttgtttctcttttcaAGGCTTTCTTGATTGCATGCaatgatttaattttgaattatttgataCCTTAAGTTGTTATATAGTTCTGTATTTAATCATATCATATTTCTTCTGTGAATTTGCTTTTGCAATTTGAAGTGGCAggtgtgttttatttatttatttttggtttttgttctaaCCATTGTTGATTTTCTGTAAATTCTACAATGGCTTGTAACTGTCGAGATTTCTGGGTTACTTATGAAGACATTAAAAACGttcctttttataaataaaaaaaaaacatttcaaaaggtCTTTTTTCACATGAATTTTGGTTTGTTTGTGAAGATGGGGTATATCATTTTAGGGAGTAAAGATGCCTTTTATATGGTAGTTACATGACTACTAGGTAACTAACTGCCTCATATTTTCTGTGGGGTCTTATTCTTtgtactatttatttatttattttaatccctGATTTGCATGTATTGTAAGCTTAATAgccttgtaataaaaaaaaaaaaaaaaaaggaaaaaagaaaaaggttgttTATTTCTCTCTATGCCTTAGTTTTGACCACTTGTAGTAACCCTTTTCAATCATTAATGGGTTTTAATATTGTAACTCGTGTACAAGGTTAATGTGTTCTCTTGAATATGAGATTCAGTTCGGTTTATTCTCTTAAAGTTTAATGCCTAGGATTTTGAATCCTGTAATTAGTCTAAATTCTATTCAATCatgtttttagaaattttaaatttatttatttattatatttttgaatcattttaatatactgatatgaaaaataaattttaaaaaataaaaaaaatattgtaatatctacattttcaaacaataaTATGGTTAAGCCGTAGCAGATTTTTGAGACTGTAAAAGAATTAGATGAACTTCATTTCTGGCTATATTAGTACAGGGGCTTGGAGTTTTTTGACAAGTCTTCTACACTGTCAAATTTATCCTTGAACCACCAggcttcttaaaaaaaaggaaaagagatggATGATTAAGAGAGTAATGGAACTCAGCTTAAAGTTTGGATCTTTTTTAAGGGTCTTGTTGACCAAAGTTTCTGTATATTTAGTCAAACAACATAAGAGGTAGTTTTGGAATTGGATACGCTGCTATTAGATCCCTACTTCCCTGTTTAATCTTCTTGTGAATCGATTACGTGTATAAAATATTGGTTTTTCAGATGAGAGCTTACAAGAAATGGGTTGCGTTCTTATTTTAGAACGTCAATCAAAGACGATAATTACTTGTAGGGTAATCTGTGGGGCCATACTTTTATGCAGGATGGCGTGGTTGGTATTATGCTTAATTACTTTGAGTGGAATGTTTCTGAATTCTTGTACCTTATGTTTTGTAATGTTTTATGTTCGTTGTATCAATAATGTGGGTCATGTGTAGTAGTCCCattggaattgaattcaatcTTGGAAGAGCAAAACCATCATGGATTGGGgccatgaaaatgaaaaacagatTTGCCGTGCAAAAACTTCTTGTCTGTCTTTAGTTTTCTCATTTCATGAACTCCATTTAGGAATTTGTATTGTTTCCTGTATTGGTCCTCGTTACGGTGTCTAATCTGGACACAATATAATCTTTTCAATTACATTTCCTGCTTCCTTCTTGGAACTAGCTGTTTAGAGGAAATCAATCGTGACGTGTTCACAACTGTTGATCAGTGTTTGAACTCACAACAGAAGGAAGTCATATTAGCCTCTCCCTGTAATATGAAGACTCTTGCACGCATGTACTGTTGATATGAAGTGGAAGTTGTTGCTCatcttttgaatatttttttcttgtttccttGCCgctctaaaataaataatttactgCCACATGCAATGGACTTGTTTTCAatcttgctattttttttttcaattgcttgcagtagctatttttttatgggtaaAGAGGGGCGAATTTGAAACCCCTCCCCCTTCATGGAACCATTTTCTGTCTCTTACTTTATCTATGATTTCAGCGAGCAAGTTGCATCTCCTAAGCTCTGGCGATCATGGAGCTGAATGGTctaaagaaagagaggagaacgGACCATCTTAATCAAACAAATGGTGATCTGGCATTAGCAAGTGTTGGTGCTGTAGATCCCTGGACTGCATGGGCATATAAGCCTCGTACTATTTCGTTGTTACTTATTGGTGCTTGCTTTCTAATGTGAGTGTCCTTTCAGATGGTTACTACAATTTCATTAGTATCTTAAGTTGGTCAATCAACCTCTTTATTCTTTGGTAAATTAAAACATGGTATTGTAGATGGTTTACTGTAGATTCTTGACCTCCCAAGTGTTTCTAGTGTGGCTGAATTGTTCTCTCTttgtaataattttgtttctctcAAAGAGCCTGTGGGATCTGCTATCACCATGGATCTTCTATTCCCCCCCTGTCTGTATGGAGTAAAGCATTTGCATCTATTAGTCAAAATCACAAATTGTTTTGCAACTGTATTGGTGTATCCAATTGTTAGTCCTGGTTGAATGAGGGATGATGCACTTTGCTGTTACAGTTCCTTTCATAGGTCCGGAAAGCCACTCCAAATCAAGTTTCCCTGTTCACGTGAAATTCTTTGGCCTGTATCAAACAGAGGGCGATGCTCTTCATAATCTTAATCATAGGATTTTCTAAGTTTAACTAAAGAATGTTGTCCTTGGTTTCAGATTCTTGTTGTGCCTAGTTTGATTGTGGAGATTTgctttttctcaaaattaatttggtttcttttatatttgggTGTAATGTATCAAATTGCTTTTGTCATATGATGGAGCCTTTCTAGAATCTGATTGATATTATTTTCTCTTGAAAAATGTTAAAGCAACAAGTGTCAGCATATTATGGAGCATGTAACTTCAACTTTCACATCTTAATTTCGGACTGTCAGAGGATGCTTTCTTTAGGTTAAGCTGTCGTTGATATTGGAAATCTGCTGTTTTCTCTAAGTTTTGTCTCTTTCTCCCCTAACATCATGTGAACGCAAATGAATGAATCGATGCTCTGTGTGTATGCTTCTTATTAGTTTACCCATCGAGGGATGCTTTGTGCCTACCTAAAAGCCGTCTGCTTCAGTTATGAGTGTTTGTCTGTTTTTCATGGGATATAGGAGATTTTCCGATAACTGGTTGCCGTCTATGCAGAAGATGACCgtgcatttatttaaaaaaagcctAAGTCATGCATTGCTACTGTATTTCAAAAAGTACTGTAATTCTTCACACAAGTTTTACTCATTGTCTCCGTATGTCATGACTAGATGGGCAAGTGGAGCCCTTGATCCAGAGATCAGCACATCTGGTGATGTTGTTACATCTGTGAAAAGGTTTGTGCATGCTTGTTAATTCTGTACTTTTGCTTCAATACTATGAAATTCAAGCTTATGTTAAATGCCTGGTGTGCTATTTCTCACAGGGGTGTATGGGCAATGATTGCagtttttcttggttattgcTTGCTACAGGCCCCCTCGACGTAAGTTGCAGGATTCAGCTATCATGAAATTTGGTTTTATGTTGTTACTTGTTACTGAATGTTGAACTGTTAAGCATATCTTATGGTTCTTTTGTCACTTGATATTTGAGAGTTTGAAGCTCTGCTTGTAagtgtttgatttatttgttgggCTTTAGTGGACCAACAATATCTAATCATAGATGGTCACTTTTCAGTACTTTTAGGTTTTAATATAAAGGCATTCTAATTTGCATGGATAAACTTCAAAAACAGAGAGGATCTAACTCATCTGGCTGGTTCTCGAACCTGGCAGCAAACTATTTAGGTTTGAAATTATTCTCAAGTAAGCTCTTGAAACATGCAGATTTTGGTTTTCTTACAGGATTCTAATAAGGCCGCATCCAGCAATTTGGCGCTTGGTTCATGGATTGGCTATTGTTTATCTTGTTGCCCTAACATTTTTGCTTTTTCAGGttggttttctttttgtgaaATTAACTTCCCTTCTTGTGCATGCTTGTATTTTGGCATGTATTTAACCAGATGTTCTTCATTTCTTATGCACccttcatgaactaatttttttacaGGCTTATTAGATTATCTGTGcgatttaaagtataattactGATTGAAGGTTTAAATTTCTTCGTCGCAGAAGCGTGATGATGCTCGGCAATTTATGAAGTTTCTCCACCCTGACCTTGGAGTTGGTAAATGCTTCGTGACTTACCAAAaccattgaaagaaaatttattagttGTTGATGAATCATTCTGTACTGCACTCGCATTACATTTGAAAGTTGTCTAACATCTCATTCTCATGTTTGGTGGGATATTGACATCTTGTTTGACTATCTCAGTTATTGTTTGCACTTTTTTATGCAGAACTACCTGAAAGATCATATGGTGCTGATTGCCGCTTTTATGTGCCTGAAAATCCTACAAGCAGGTTTAAGAATGTTTGGGTATGATCTCCTTGTGTTAGAAACccatgcccccccccccccccccctcccccccttcttgatctctctctctctctctctctctgtatttaCATTATCTGGATGAAACCGATTTCTGATTTCTTTAGTTCTTTCTAGGACACTCTTTTTGATGAATTTGTTCTAGCGCATATCTTTGGATGGTGGGGCAAGGCTATTTTAATCCGTAATCAGCCACTTCTGTGGGTATTGTCAATTGGATTTGAGCTGATGGAGGTTAGTAGCTAGCTCATaccaacattttctttttaactatatgTTCAATCTGCTCTGCTCCCCACTAATTCATTACTGGTATTTTCAGTTTACCTTCCGCCACATGCTACCAAACTTCAATGAGTGCTGGTGGGACAGTATCGTTCTCGATATTTTGATATGCAATTGGTTTGGTGAGAATTCTTGATCTGCtgctccttttcttcttatttgctTTGTCAAGCTGTACCATTTTAAACTGTCATTTTGTTGAAATGCTAATTGTTTGTGGCTATAAAGTCTGGTGATAGGAGGTTTCAGGTGTTTGAAGAAGTTTTGATGAAGTTTGTTTTGATTGGAGAGGAATTCTAGATTACTGAAGTGACTAAAATTTGGACTTCCACTTGGAAGTCACGCATCCAAATCTTGGGAGGGGTGATATGGGAATCTAAGGATTTGAGGAGGGTTACCCCTCCATTGTTTAGCCTAAGGTTAGTTGGCCCCTGaatgaaccaaaataaaaaacattaatatctGTCAAACGGAATGGTAGTTTGCTTGGTGGTGATCCAAATTTGTCTTTGCAAAACATTTAACCTTCATTTAAATATCTCACTGATTGAGAATTGACAAAAGGTCAGGTGGGGTTGAAGTTCTTTTCTTGGCATGCATGTCCTTATGCAGCATATGACCATTTAG is a window encoding:
- the LOC7482863 gene encoding CDP-diacylglycerol--serine O-phosphatidyltransferase 1 isoform X1 codes for the protein MELNGLKKERRTDHLNQTNGDLALASVGAVDPWTAWAYKPRTISLLLIGACFLIWASGALDPEISTSGDVVTSVKRGVWAMIAVFLGYCLLQAPSTILIRPHPAIWRLVHGLAIVYLVALTFLLFQKRDDARQFMKFLHPDLGVELPERSYGADCRFYVPENPTSRFKNVWDTLFDEFVLAHIFGWWGKAILIRNQPLLWVLSIGFELMEFTFRHMLPNFNECWWDSIVLDILICNWFGIWAGMHTVRYFDGKTYEWVGISRQPNIMGRVKRTLGQFTPAQWDKDEWHPLLGPWRFIQVLTLCIVFLMVELNTFFLKFCLWVPPRNPMIVYRLILWWLIAIPTTREYNSYLQDRKPVKKVGAFCWLSLAICIVELLICIKFGHGLYPKPMPVWLAIFWTSVGVGLVIFLIMWSWKSLGRKRR
- the LOC7482863 gene encoding CDP-diacylglycerol--serine O-phosphatidyltransferase 1 isoform X2, with product MELNGLKKERRTDHLNQTNGDLALASVGAVDPWTAWAYKPRTISLLLIGACFLMILIRPHPAIWRLVHGLAIVYLVALTFLLFQKRDDARQFMKFLHPDLGVELPERSYGADCRFYVPENPTSRFKNVWDTLFDEFVLAHIFGWWGKAILIRNQPLLWVLSIGFELMEFTFRHMLPNFNECWWDSIVLDILICNWFGIWAGMHTVRYFDGKTYEWVGISRQPNIMGRVKRTLGQFTPAQWDKDEWHPLLGPWRFIQVLTLCIVFLMVELNTFFLKFCLWVPPRNPMIVYRLILWWLIAIPTTREYNSYLQDRKPVKKVGAFCWLSLAICIVELLICIKFGHGLYPKPMPVWLAIFWTSVGVGLVIFLIMWSWKSLGRKRR